The following are from one region of the Salvia splendens isolate huo1 chromosome 2, SspV2, whole genome shotgun sequence genome:
- the LOC121771507 gene encoding la-related protein 6C-like, translating to MAQMSEHDYAREKEESQSENRQSSGGNGSFKFNVAAPEFVPTMASPAAAQVPVSGYFYPCFPSMDGTTGSWIYVSGQEISLPSLVQPKPNGKVASPHSAQHHQPKDSALSEELKHKIIKQAEYMFSDMSMLANETLVKHVNKDPEGYVPINFVSTLKKLKSLNVNNQMVAQALRSSSKLMVSSDGKKVKRQHPFTEKEKEELQLRTVIAENLPEDHSHQKIEKMFNVVGNIKSIRICQPQEHNSSRSSKGDIVISNKLHALVEYENLETAERAAEKLNDERNWRKGMRVRVMLKRSPKSVLKCRKSEFDVCFDDEESSRFSNSETEADENGATLKRSWSKNRGKAKQQQQRPQLQATRSLPATSSHFGTNFPVKGPRMPDGTRGFSMGRGKPLAIQV from the exons ATGGCGCAAATGAGCGAACACGATTATGCTCGCGAAAAAGAAGAATCCCAGAGCGAGAACCGGCAGAGCAGCGGCGGCAACGGGTCGTTCAAGTTCAACGTGGCGGCGCCGGAGTTCGTGCCAACGATGGCCTCCCCCGCCGCCGCCCAGGTGCCCGTGAGCGGCTACTTCTACCCGTGCTTCCCCTCGATGGACGGCACCACGGGCAGCTGGATTTACGTGTCTGGCCAAGAAATCAGCCTCCCTTCTCTGGTCCAGCCTAAACCTAACGGCAAAGTCGCCTCCCCTCACAGTGCCCAGCACCACCAGCCCAAGGATTCCGCCCTCTCCGAGGAGCTCAAACACAAGATCATCAAACAGGCGGAGTACATGTTCAGCGACATGAGCATGCTGGCCAATGAAACCCTCGTCAAACACGTCAATAAGGACCCTGAAGGCTACG TCCCCATCAATTTCGTATCCACTCTGAAGAAGCTGAAATCGCTGAACGTGAACAACCAGATGGTGGCGCAGGCTCTTCGTTCTTCATCAAAACTG ATGGTGAGCAGCGACGGGAAGAAGGTGAAACGCCAGCATCCATTCACCGagaaagagaaggaggagctgCAGCTGCGAACTGTCATTGCTGAAAACCTCCCTGAAGATCACTCCCATCAGAAAATCGAGAAAATGTTCAACGTCGTTGGAAA TATAAAGTCGATCCGCATATGCCAACCACAGGAGCATAATTCGTCGAGGTCTTCAAAGGGCGATATAGTTATTAGCAACAAG CTTCACGCGCTGGTGGAGTATGAGAACCTCGAGACAGCGGAGAGGGCAGCGGAGAAGCTGAACGACGAGAGGAACTGGAGAAAGGGGATGCGCGTTAGAGTGATGCTCAAGCGCTCT CCAAAATCTGTGCTCAAGTGTCGCAAGTCAGAATTCGACGTCTGTTTCGATGACGAAGAATCCTCCCGCTTCAGCAACTCAGAAACTGAG GCTGATGAGAATGGAGCCACGCTGAAGAGGAGCTGGTCTAAAAACAGAGGGAAAGCAAAGCAGCAGCAACAGCGGCCGCAGCTGCAGGCCACCCGCAGCCTGCCGGCGACGTCCTCTCACTTTGGCACCAACTTCCCCGTCAAGGGACCCAGGATGCCTGACGGGACTCGAGGGTTCTCCATGGGGCGGGGAAAGCCGCTTGCCATCCAAGTTTGA